In Rhodothermus sp., the genomic window ATGGCTTCAGGCATTTAGATTAAGCGGCCGTCTGGTTGGTTTCGTGTTGGGCAGTCGACTGGCGAGCCCGGGCGGCCAACAGGGCCTGCACCCCGTAGATACGGGTAAAGCCCTGGGCGTCGCGCCCGTCCCAGAGTCGGTTCTGTTCGCCGTAGGTGGCAATCTGTGGATTGAACAGGGAATAGGGACTGTCGCAGCCGAGCACGTCGAGGTGGCCTTTGAAGAGCCGCACGCGCACGGTACCTGTTACGGTCTGTTGGGAGGAATCCAGGAAGGCTTCAATGTCGCGCATGACCGGATCGAAGTACTGGCCTTCGTGGAGCAGCATGCCGTAGAAGTCGGCCAGATGATCTTTCTGATAGCGCTGCCAGCGGGTCAGCACGATCTTTTCCAGTTCCCGATGCGCACTGATCAGGATCAGGGCAGCCGGTGCTTCGAAGCCCACGCGACCTTTGATGCCCAGGATCGTGTCGCCCACATGAATGCCCCGACCCACGCCGTGCGTGGCACCGAGCTGGTTGAGGCGTTCGATGAGCGTGACCGGGTCCAGGGTCTCGCCATTGAGCGCGGTCGGGATGCCCTGCTCGAAGGTGATCGTCAGCTCCAAGGGTGTGTCGGGTGCTTGAGCTGGCGGGACCGTATCGGGATAGGCGTCGTCGGGTAGCGGTTCGGTGGTGGTGTGCGTTTCGCGTCCCCCGATGGTGGTGCCCCAGAGCCCCCGGTTGATGGAGTAGGCAGTTTTCTTTTCCGGCACATCGATGCCCCGCTGCTTCAGGTAGGCCGTGGCCGCCTCGCGGCTGAGGCCCAGCTCTCGGATGGGCGTCAGAATTTCCAGGTCGTCGGCCAGGATACGTAGCGCTACGTCGAAGCGGACTTGGTCGTTGCCAGCGCCTGTTGAGCCATGGGCTATAGCCCGTGCGCCCAGCTGGCGGGCTACCTCCACCACCTTACGGGCCTGAACGATACGTTCTGGCCCTACACAGAGCGGATAGACGCCGCCCCGCAACACGTTACCTTTGATCAGGTAACTCAGGTGATCCCGGAACAGATCATGACGGCCGTCAATCGTGAAATGGCCGGCTGCGCCAAGCTGCTGCGAGAGGGCTTCGATCTCAGCCATGTCGGTTTCCGTCAGCCCTCCGGTGTTGACGGTTACCGTATAGACCGGCTCGCCGTAGGTCTCGTGCAGGTACGGCACGCA contains:
- a CDS encoding argininosuccinate synthase, which produces MSIVLAFSGGLDTSFCVPYLHETYGEPVYTVTVNTGGLTETDMAEIEALSQQLGAAGHFTIDGRHDLFRDHLSYLIKGNVLRGGVYPLCVGPERIVQARKVVEVARQLGARAIAHGSTGAGNDQVRFDVALRILADDLEILTPIRELGLSREAATAYLKQRGIDVPEKKTAYSINRGLWGTTIGGRETHTTTEPLPDDAYPDTVPPAQAPDTPLELTITFEQGIPTALNGETLDPVTLIERLNQLGATHGVGRGIHVGDTILGIKGRVGFEAPAALILISAHRELEKIVLTRWQRYQKDHLADFYGMLLHEGQYFDPVMRDIEAFLDSSQQTVTGTVRVRLFKGHLDVLGCDSPYSLFNPQIATYGEQNRLWDGRDAQGFTRIYGVQALLAARARQSTAQHETNQTAA